One genomic segment of Streptomyces liangshanensis includes these proteins:
- a CDS encoding tetratricopeptide repeat protein, with amino-acid sequence MSRNRQWVAGSVVHGPLVQVSEVTGDVTITTAPSERPLYRVDAFPSDRPHPTTDRARAQPARLLLASYALVDFTGRAGELAALAAWRDESLPASVLLLHGPGGQGKTRLGAEFAAASRAAGWEVLQARHASDPSPGAEQTGSGPPVGTGVLLVADYAERWPEEDLRAMITDAARQGRQARVLLLARPAGVWWQTLAHRLDRLDLPTDALALPPLAQDADTDPESLFTAARDHFARALDTAGADAITPPDTLRDPAFGQVLSVHMAALAAVDAHRIGTETGALTSPGRVSAYLLDRERDHWRTLYANGRVTTPPATLAHAVYTAALTGAQPYDSGRDALLAIGACPSDRGVETLSDHAVAYPPATPHSGSVLEPLYPDRLAEDFVALTTPGHHLDHFAPDPWASTAPQRLLAHDGTKPPAWARPALTVLIAAAARWPHLAGQLAPLLVERPELALYAGGAVLGALAGLEALPIEALAAVEARFPPGRHTDLDSGMAALTRHLIRRRLDVCTDLTQRALLLGGQSLRFANAGWHKEALVADLEAVTAHRKLAEAGLDLRERDYAASLNNLSNGYQRARRFEDALAVVEEAIEIWRKLVAADPAFSTSELAVSLSNLSNVLGHLGRWDEGLAASEEATELWRRRAATDPLADEPNFAGSLNNLSNQYAREARWDESLAAIDEALAMWRRMASANPAAFEPDLAMALHNRALKCGAMGRKDEALRSIDEAIVTRRRLVEAAPTAHEPSLASSLWLLARLNLLNSLLPEALAAADEALEMYRRLDALSPGAFAIELREVLATREAVLAGLDRP; translated from the coding sequence GTGAGCCGGAACAGGCAGTGGGTTGCCGGCTCGGTGGTGCACGGGCCGCTGGTCCAGGTCAGTGAGGTGACCGGCGATGTCACCATCACCACCGCGCCGAGCGAGCGCCCCCTGTACCGGGTGGACGCGTTCCCGTCCGACCGCCCGCATCCGACGACGGACCGGGCCCGTGCCCAGCCGGCCCGGCTGCTGCTGGCGAGCTACGCGCTGGTGGACTTCACCGGGCGGGCGGGCGAGCTGGCCGCGCTCGCCGCGTGGCGCGACGAGAGCCTGCCCGCTTCGGTTCTTCTCCTGCACGGACCCGGCGGTCAGGGGAAGACCCGCTTGGGCGCGGAGTTCGCGGCCGCGAGCCGGGCGGCCGGCTGGGAAGTGCTTCAGGCGCGGCACGCGAGCGATCCGTCGCCGGGCGCGGAACAGACCGGGAGCGGACCGCCAGTGGGTACGGGGGTGCTCCTCGTCGCGGACTACGCGGAGCGGTGGCCGGAGGAGGATCTGCGGGCCATGATCACCGACGCCGCCCGACAGGGCCGCCAGGCACGTGTCCTGCTGCTGGCCCGCCCGGCGGGGGTCTGGTGGCAGACCTTGGCCCATCGCCTCGACCGTCTGGACCTTCCCACCGACGCCCTTGCCCTGCCGCCGCTGGCGCAGGACGCGGATACCGACCCGGAGTCGCTCTTCACCGCCGCCCGCGACCACTTCGCCCGTGCTCTGGACACGGCAGGCGCCGACGCCATCACCCCGCCCGATACGCTCCGGGACCCGGCCTTCGGACAGGTGCTGAGTGTGCACATGGCCGCGCTGGCCGCCGTCGACGCCCACCGGATCGGTACGGAAACAGGCGCGCTGACCAGCCCCGGACGCGTGTCGGCGTATCTGCTGGACCGCGAGCGGGACCACTGGCGGACCCTGTACGCGAACGGCCGCGTCACCACCCCGCCCGCGACGCTGGCGCATGCTGTGTACACGGCCGCGCTGACAGGTGCGCAGCCGTACGACTCCGGGCGCGATGCCCTCCTGGCGATCGGCGCCTGCCCCTCGGACCGGGGGGTGGAGACGCTGTCCGACCACGCGGTCGCCTATCCGCCGGCCACACCACACTCCGGGTCGGTGCTCGAACCGCTCTACCCGGACCGTCTGGCCGAGGACTTCGTGGCCCTGACCACGCCGGGTCACCACCTGGACCATTTCGCGCCGGACCCTTGGGCGTCCACCGCGCCCCAGCGCCTTCTGGCCCACGACGGCACGAAGCCGCCGGCGTGGGCACGGCCCGCCCTGACCGTACTGATCGCTGCGGCGGCCCGTTGGCCGCACCTCGCCGGTCAGCTGGCACCTCTGCTCGTGGAGCGTCCGGAGCTCGCCCTGTACGCGGGTGGTGCGGTTCTCGGGGCGCTGGCTGGCCTCGAAGCCCTGCCGATCGAGGCACTGGCGGCGGTGGAGGCCCGCTTTCCCCCGGGGCGTCACACCGACCTCGACTCCGGCATGGCCGCTCTGACAAGGCACCTCATCCGGCGTCGTCTTGACGTCTGCACGGATCTCACGCAGCGGGCACTCCTGCTCGGGGGCCAGTCGCTCCGTTTCGCGAACGCGGGTTGGCACAAAGAAGCCCTTGTCGCCGACCTGGAGGCAGTGACGGCCCACCGAAAGCTGGCGGAGGCCGGCCTTGATCTCCGGGAGCGTGATTACGCCGCCTCGTTGAACAACCTGTCCAACGGCTATCAGAGGGCAAGACGTTTTGAGGACGCTCTTGCCGTTGTCGAGGAGGCCATTGAGATCTGGCGCAAGTTGGTCGCTGCCGACCCGGCCTTCTCCACGTCCGAACTCGCCGTTTCCTTGAGTAATTTGTCCAATGTCCTCGGCCATCTCGGACGCTGGGATGAAGGGCTCGCCGCGAGCGAAGAGGCCACAGAGCTCTGGAGGCGGCGGGCAGCGACCGATCCTCTGGCCGACGAGCCCAACTTCGCAGGATCGCTGAACAACTTGTCGAACCAATACGCGCGGGAGGCGAGGTGGGACGAGAGTCTTGCCGCCATTGACGAGGCCCTCGCCATGTGGCGTCGGATGGCGAGCGCCAATCCCGCCGCGTTCGAGCCCGACCTCGCGATGGCCCTGCACAACCGTGCTCTCAAATGCGGCGCTATGGGGCGGAAGGATGAGGCTTTGAGATCGATCGATGAGGCCATCGTCACCCGTCGTCGGCTGGTCGAAGCAGCCCCCACCGCCCACGAGCCGAGTCTCGCCAGCTCGCTGTGGCTCCTGGCGAGGCTGAACCTCCTGAATAGTTTGCTTCCCGAGGCCTTGGCGGCCGCGGACGAGGCTTTGGAGATGTACCGGCGCCTGGACGCGCTGTCACCAGGGGCATTCGCAATCGAGCTCAGGGAGGTACTGGCGACACGGGAAGCCGTGCTTGCCGGGCTGGACCGGCCCTAG
- a CDS encoding xylulokinase: MPSAAIQAEAPCPAATQAGAPAPPPASTLASAPTSTSAPALALASTPAPAPASASASASAATLADADPAAPQAEASPSAATQADAPAPAATLAEASPPAATLADADPAAARTTAPPPAATEAEAPPQADAPARAPVDQCGRDDLVLGVDVGTTAVKVAAFTPAGELLRSHTVPIPTSRPREGWAEQDAGDWWRAVVAGIGAVTAGTPAGAVRAIGLVSQVNTHLLVDDDLRPLAPAVIWQDQRCAAVARELDGRFGAERKRELWGGPVTLDASYLPARAEWFARHAPDVWARTRWILSPKDYVAARLTGRIATDRLASVRLADATGTGYIGAAVAQVDGLAPLLPPLREPHAPLGPVADTALGCGDATVVVGTMDAFGSVFGSGLTVPGRAMVTCGTSLIVAGSSSRHVPTPGVVSFPPVDGVHVHAGPTQAGGDALRWWSRTAGLTVEEAVAEAATSPPGSSGVVFTPYLMGERAPLWDAEVRGSFLGLSTGTARPHLSRAVLEGVAMSARHVLAAVEEACGAPLGTVTFSGGGARSDLWAQIHADVLRRPVERLAVRDSAVLGAALLGAVGAGIHPDMATAVARAVHGGRLLTPDERNADRLEGLFQVYTASYAALRDVHSDLHAWRAQHL, encoded by the coding sequence GTGCCCTCGGCCGCCATCCAGGCCGAAGCCCCGTGCCCGGCCGCCACCCAGGCCGGCGCCCCGGCTCCGCCCCCGGCCTCGACCCTGGCCTCGGCCCCGACGTCGACCTCGGCCCCGGCCCTGGCCCTGGCCTCGACCCCGGCCCCGGCCCCGGCCTCGGCCTCGGCCTCGGCCTCGGCGGCCACCCTGGCCGACGCGGACCCGGCCGCCCCCCAGGCCGAAGCCTCGCCCTCGGCGGCCACCCAGGCCGACGCCCCGGCTCCGGCGGCCACCCTGGCCGAAGCCTCACCCCCGGCGGCCACCTTGGCCGACGCGGACCCAGCCGCCGCCCGGACCACGGCCCCGCCGCCGGCCGCCACCGAAGCCGAAGCCCCGCCCCAAGCCGACGCCCCCGCCAGGGCTCCCGTCGACCAGTGCGGCCGCGACGACCTCGTCCTGGGTGTCGACGTCGGTACCACCGCGGTCAAGGTCGCCGCGTTCACCCCGGCCGGGGAGTTGCTGCGCTCGCACACCGTTCCGATTCCCACCTCCCGCCCCCGCGAGGGGTGGGCCGAGCAGGATGCCGGTGACTGGTGGCGGGCGGTCGTGGCCGGGATCGGTGCCGTCACCGCGGGCACCCCCGCCGGGGCGGTCCGCGCGATCGGCCTCGTCAGCCAGGTGAACACCCACCTCCTCGTCGACGACGACCTGCGCCCCCTCGCCCCCGCCGTCATCTGGCAGGACCAGCGCTGCGCGGCCGTCGCCCGCGAGCTGGACGGCCGGTTCGGCGCCGAACGCAAGCGGGAGCTGTGGGGCGGGCCCGTGACCCTGGACGCCTCGTACCTGCCCGCGCGGGCCGAGTGGTTCGCACGGCACGCGCCGGACGTCTGGGCCCGTACGCGCTGGATCCTCAGCCCGAAGGACTACGTCGCCGCCCGGCTGACCGGCCGGATCGCCACCGACCGGCTGGCATCGGTCCGGCTGGCCGACGCGACCGGCACCGGCTACATCGGCGCGGCGGTCGCCCAGGTCGACGGCCTCGCCCCCCTCCTGCCGCCCCTCCGGGAGCCGCACGCCCCGCTCGGCCCGGTCGCCGACACGGCGCTGGGCTGCGGTGACGCCACGGTCGTCGTCGGCACGATGGACGCGTTCGGCAGCGTCTTCGGCTCCGGCCTGACCGTGCCCGGACGGGCGATGGTCACGTGCGGGACCTCGCTGATCGTGGCCGGCTCCTCCTCCCGCCACGTCCCGACCCCGGGAGTCGTGAGCTTCCCGCCCGTGGACGGCGTCCATGTCCACGCCGGACCGACCCAGGCGGGCGGCGACGCCCTGCGCTGGTGGAGCAGGACCGCGGGCCTGACCGTCGAGGAGGCGGTGGCCGAGGCCGCGACCTCCCCGCCCGGCTCCTCCGGCGTGGTCTTCACCCCGTACCTGATGGGGGAGCGGGCGCCGCTCTGGGACGCCGAGGTACGGGGCAGCTTCCTGGGCCTCAGTACGGGCACGGCCAGGCCCCACCTGTCCCGGGCCGTCCTCGAAGGCGTCGCCATGTCCGCCCGGCACGTGCTCGCCGCGGTGGAGGAGGCCTGCGGCGCGCCCCTGGGGACGGTCACCTTCTCGGGCGGCGGCGCCCGCAGCGACCTGTGGGCCCAGATCCACGCGGACGTCCTGCGCCGCCCGGTCGAACGCCTGGCGGTACGCGACTCCGCGGTACTGGGCGCGGCCCTCCTGGGCGCCGTGGGCGCGGGCATCCACCCGGACATGGCCACGGCGGTGGCGCGAGCGGTCCACGGCGGCCGGCTCCTCACCCCCGACGAGCGGAACGCCGACCGGCTGGAGGGCCTGTTCCAGGTCTACACGGCGTCGTACGCGGCGCTGAGAGACGTACACAGCGACCTGCACGCGTGGCGGGCCCAGCACCTCTGA